A single window of Chloracidobacterium sp. DNA harbors:
- the ispD gene encoding 2-C-methyl-D-erythritol 4-phosphate cytidylyltransferase — protein sequence MNTAIIVAAGSGTRFDSASPKQFLDLAGKPVLLHSLQSFQDSSVIDEIIVVVGNEHIDRLHSIIAGASITKLRAVVGGGASRSESVKNGFDAVDLATVVVCVHDGVRPLVTVDEIARTVKCAEENGAACLTAPVVDTIKSVEYGKIVATIDRTTLRRALTPQAFRHYVLKRALEQRFNAENATDECVLVERSGVIVTTVDGSPGNIKITHREDLIMAEAIIRGAAE from the coding sequence ATGAATACAGCCATCATTGTTGCCGCCGGTAGCGGCACCCGATTTGATTCGGCATCCCCCAAACAGTTCCTGGACCTAGCGGGCAAGCCCGTTTTACTTCATTCGCTCCAATCTTTTCAGGACAGCTCTGTTATCGACGAGATCATCGTCGTTGTCGGAAATGAGCATATCGATAGGCTGCATAGCATAATTGCGGGAGCATCGATCACCAAATTGAGAGCGGTCGTCGGCGGCGGTGCGTCGCGAAGTGAGTCGGTCAAAAATGGGTTTGATGCTGTCGATCTGGCGACCGTTGTCGTCTGCGTACACGACGGTGTCCGCCCACTCGTAACCGTTGATGAGATCGCCCGAACGGTAAAGTGCGCAGAGGAAAACGGGGCGGCCTGTCTTACCGCACCGGTCGTCGATACGATCAAATCTGTCGAATACGGCAAGATCGTGGCCACGATCGACCGCACGACTCTACGAAGGGCACTGACCCCGCAAGCCTTTCGCCATTATGTGCTGAAACGTGCATTGGAACAGCGCTTTAATGCTGAGAATGCGACTGATGAATGCGTTTTGGTCGAGCGTTCCGGGGTGATCGTGACTACAGTGGACGGTAGCCCGGGGAATATCAAGATCACCCATCGTGAAGATCTGATAATGGCCGAGGCGATCATTAGAGGAGCGGCAGAATGA
- a CDS encoding 2-C-methyl-D-erythritol 2,4-cyclodiphosphate synthase — protein MSDFRIGFGTDVHRLIPDRPLIIGGIEVESDLGADGHSDADVLLHAITDALLGSLALGDIGVHFPNSDPRWSSADSLVFLRHAVESLSEKSYGVVNVDAVVDLESPKLRPYITSMRENIAALLGVTNEQVSVKAKTGESVGIVGKREAVMAQAVVLVQKLK, from the coding sequence ATGAGCGATTTTCGAATAGGATTCGGCACGGATGTTCACCGCTTGATACCTGACCGCCCTCTGATTATCGGCGGTATCGAGGTCGAGTCGGATCTGGGCGCGGATGGCCATTCGGATGCGGATGTGCTACTCCACGCGATCACCGACGCCCTTCTTGGTTCGCTCGCCTTAGGTGATATCGGCGTTCATTTTCCGAATAGCGACCCGCGCTGGAGTAGTGCCGATAGCTTGGTCTTTTTGCGTCACGCGGTGGAATCGCTTAGCGAAAAAAGTTACGGCGTGGTCAATGTCGATGCCGTCGTTGACTTGGAATCACCAAAACTGAGGCCCTATATCACTTCGATGCGAGAGAATATCGCCGCGTTACTCGGGGTCACCAACGAACAAGTAAGTGTGAAAGCTAAAACCGGCGAGTCGGTCGGCATTGTCGGAAAACGTGAGGCTGTAATGGCGCAGGCGGTCGTATTGGTCCAAAAGTTAAAATAA
- a CDS encoding thymidine phosphorylase — protein sequence MRPQEIIARKRDGNSLSDAEIGVFIDGVCTEAWADYQISALVMAMFINGLDQREQDELTRAMVYSGKVLDLASVDRPVVDKHSTGGVGDKTSLIIAPVAAACGLAVPMISGRGLGHTGGTLDKLESIEGFDVGLSMTRFTELLATNGYAMAGQTGEIAPADKKLYALRDATATVPYIPLIVASIMSKKLAEDLDALVLDVKTGSGAFMQKYEDSVRLAEALVQTGKAFGVNTQAVVSDMSQPLGKFVGNALEVYECIKLLRGEGDDAMSATLVLSVELTARMLLLGGIADSMSSAETMINEALASGKALAKFRENVEVQGGDPSVCDDPESLIDPTLKRIPFGAATSGYVAEVNTFAVGRAICDIGGGRIKAEDGVDHAVGLECTVKIGNKVEIGDPLGIIYCRTQNQADSISEILQSAYKITEEIPDIPKLIRATV from the coding sequence ATGCGTCCTCAGGAAATAATCGCAAGGAAACGGGATGGAAACTCTCTGTCCGATGCCGAGATCGGCGTCTTTATCGACGGTGTTTGCACCGAGGCTTGGGCCGATTACCAGATATCGGCGCTCGTTATGGCTATGTTCATCAACGGACTCGATCAGCGTGAGCAGGACGAACTGACACGAGCAATGGTCTATTCCGGCAAAGTGCTTGACCTCGCCTCGGTCGACCGTCCCGTTGTTGACAAGCATTCGACGGGCGGCGTCGGCGATAAGACTTCGCTTATAATCGCTCCCGTCGCTGCGGCGTGCGGTCTGGCCGTTCCGATGATCTCGGGGCGAGGGCTCGGTCACACCGGCGGGACTCTCGATAAACTCGAATCGATCGAGGGTTTTGACGTTGGGCTGTCAATGACGAGATTTACCGAACTGCTTGCCACAAACGGTTACGCGATGGCGGGCCAGACCGGTGAGATAGCACCTGCGGATAAAAAGCTCTATGCTCTACGCGACGCCACGGCGACCGTACCGTATATTCCGCTTATCGTTGCCTCGATAATGTCCAAAAAACTTGCCGAAGACCTCGATGCCCTCGTTCTGGACGTTAAGACCGGATCAGGCGCATTTATGCAAAAATACGAAGACTCGGTGCGTTTGGCTGAGGCTCTCGTGCAAACAGGCAAAGCGTTTGGGGTAAACACACAAGCAGTCGTCTCCGATATGAGCCAACCGCTCGGCAAGTTTGTAGGAAATGCTTTAGAGGTTTACGAGTGTATCAAGTTGCTCCGCGGCGAAGGCGATGACGCGATGTCCGCTACGCTGGTCCTATCGGTCGAGTTGACCGCCAGAATGCTTTTGCTTGGCGGTATCGCAGATTCGATGTCATCGGCAGAGACGATGATCAATGAAGCCCTTGCCTCGGGCAAGGCCTTGGCAAAATTTCGCGAAAATGTCGAGGTTCAGGGTGGCGATCCATCAGTTTGCGATGACCCGGAATCACTCATTGATCCGACGCTGAAACGCATTCCATTCGGTGCGGCCACAAGCGGTTATGTTGCGGAAGTCAATACGTTTGCCGTCGGCCGTGCGATCTGCGATATCGGGGGCGGGCGGATCAAGGCCGAAGATGGGGTCGATCATGCCGTCGGACTCGAATGTACGGTGAAGATCGGCAATAAAGTTGAAATCGGCGATCCGCTCGGTATAATCTACTGCCGTACGCAGAACCAGGCTGATTCGATTAGCGAAATACTACAGAGTGCGTATAAAATAACCGAGGAAATCCCCGATATACCTAAATTGATCAGAGCGACGGTTTAA
- a CDS encoding TRAM domain-containing protein yields the protein MKPDVLIIRLGFVLLLALGGYFLNPLSKSSHLTELVGDSVRTKQAYSALFGAIIALMIIGVEVRARRASLKTLIGAAVGSILGIIGAYMIGMLISSQDINTVPGELKTFLTIALAFFMGYIGLMVGAAKGEYIDLSALGGIFSDKNIKRDYKILDTSVIIDGRIADVAETGFLGGTLIIPNFILAELQQVADSSDSSKRQRGRRGLDMLQRLRNNSTLDIQIVETDFPAVKEVDLKLIELGKQLDAVIVTNDFNLNKVSQLRGVSVLNINELANALKPVVLPGEAMRVFILKEGKEYNQGVAYLDDGTMVVVDNARRLIGKTADIAVTSVLQTTAGKMIFGRMWEEKDESNDSHVAIHDSRSLGFRKATRDLRQNTIIEEVE from the coding sequence ATGAAGCCGGACGTACTGATAATTAGACTAGGATTTGTTTTGTTACTTGCCCTTGGCGGGTACTTTCTCAATCCGTTGTCGAAAAGCAGTCATTTGACCGAACTTGTGGGCGACAGCGTGAGAACAAAGCAAGCCTATTCTGCACTGTTTGGCGCCATCATTGCGCTGATGATAATTGGTGTTGAGGTGAGAGCCCGACGTGCGTCACTCAAAACCTTGATCGGAGCGGCGGTCGGTTCGATCTTAGGCATCATCGGGGCATATATGATCGGAATGCTCATAAGTTCGCAAGATATCAATACAGTTCCCGGTGAGTTAAAAACATTTCTGACGATCGCCCTTGCCTTTTTTATGGGCTACATTGGGCTGATGGTTGGTGCCGCGAAAGGCGAATATATCGATCTGTCTGCTCTGGGCGGGATATTTAGCGATAAGAATATTAAACGCGACTATAAGATCCTCGACACGTCGGTCATCATCGATGGCCGCATTGCGGACGTTGCTGAGACCGGATTCTTGGGCGGAACGCTGATCATTCCTAATTTCATTTTGGCTGAATTGCAACAGGTTGCTGACTCAAGCGATTCCTCGAAACGCCAACGCGGACGACGCGGCCTGGATATGCTCCAGCGGTTACGCAATAACAGCACTCTCGATATACAGATCGTCGAAACCGATTTTCCGGCAGTCAAAGAGGTCGACCTGAAACTGATCGAACTCGGAAAGCAACTCGACGCTGTCATCGTTACCAATGATTTTAATCTCAACAAAGTCTCGCAGCTTCGCGGCGTTTCCGTCCTGAACATCAACGAACTTGCTAACGCTCTCAAGCCGGTCGTACTGCCCGGTGAGGCGATGCGGGTCTTTATCCTCAAAGAGGGCAAAGAGTATAACCAGGGCGTTGCATATCTCGATGACGGCACAATGGTCGTCGTCGATAATGCCCGACGGTTGATCGGTAAAACCGCGGACATCGCTGTGACCAGCGTCTTGCAGACAACGGCCGGCAAGATGATCTTTGGCCGGATGTGGGAAGAGAAAGATGAGTCAAATGATAGTCACGTCGCGATCCACGATTCGCGGTCACTTGGCTTTCGCAAAGCGACCCGCGATCTAAGACAGAACACCATTATTGAAGAAGTCGAATAG